Proteins encoded together in one Altererythrobacter epoxidivorans window:
- the pgi gene encoding glucose-6-phosphate isomerase: MSSPVQSAWDNLRALPNRTLVELFEDGERVGKMGGRIEWDAEEGSNGILFDWSKTHLSDELLGGFEALAAATDFGGKRAALLTGEKINVTEGRAVEHTAQRGIGAEPSVEEAMALHARMRMLVEAIHQGALGEVKHLIHIGIGGSALGPALAVNALTRDLELVDVHVVSNIDGVALEEAFAACDPATTLVAVASKTFTTIETMTNAQSALKWLSDNGVTDPSGRVIALTASPEKAVEWGVDETRILPFAESVGGRYSIWSSIGFPVALAVGWDEFEAMLAGARAVDVHFSETEGRHNLPLRAAFADQYYARLRGCETRAVFAYDERLGLFPDYLQQLEMESNGKRVTSEGEPVNGPTAPITWGGVGTDAQHAVFQLLHQGTHLVPVDFIASIAPGDALDPAHHQILLTNCFAQGAALMAGGNMAADGKDPARAFPGDRPSATMLCDDLDAATLGALIAFHEHRTFANGVLMGINPFDQFGVELGKKMAKDIEGGEASFDPSTTELLKAAGLGG; this comes from the coding sequence ATGAGTTCCCCCGTCCAGTCCGCCTGGGACAATCTCCGCGCCCTGCCGAACCGCACGCTTGTCGAGCTTTTCGAGGATGGCGAACGGGTCGGGAAAATGGGGGGCAGGATCGAATGGGACGCGGAAGAGGGAAGCAATGGCATCCTGTTCGACTGGTCCAAGACGCACCTTTCGGATGAACTCCTTGGCGGCTTCGAAGCGCTTGCAGCGGCGACCGATTTTGGCGGCAAACGCGCAGCCTTGCTGACCGGGGAAAAGATCAACGTGACCGAAGGCCGCGCGGTCGAACATACCGCACAGCGCGGGATCGGGGCGGAACCTTCGGTAGAAGAGGCGATGGCACTCCACGCCCGCATGCGCATGCTGGTCGAGGCGATCCACCAGGGCGCTCTCGGCGAGGTAAAGCACCTCATCCATATCGGCATCGGCGGCAGCGCATTGGGTCCGGCGCTAGCAGTCAATGCGCTCACCCGCGACCTCGAACTGGTCGATGTGCATGTCGTTTCGAACATCGATGGCGTCGCGCTGGAAGAGGCGTTCGCCGCGTGCGATCCGGCGACGACGCTGGTCGCTGTGGCGAGCAAGACCTTCACCACGATCGAGACCATGACCAATGCGCAGAGCGCGCTGAAATGGCTGTCCGACAACGGCGTGACCGACCCTTCGGGCCGGGTGATTGCACTGACCGCTTCCCCTGAAAAGGCGGTCGAATGGGGTGTCGATGAAACCCGCATCCTGCCTTTCGCCGAAAGCGTAGGCGGTCGTTACTCGATCTGGTCTTCCATCGGTTTCCCCGTCGCGCTGGCCGTTGGCTGGGACGAATTCGAAGCCATGCTGGCGGGCGCAAGGGCAGTCGACGTGCACTTCAGCGAGACAGAGGGGCGCCACAACCTGCCCCTGCGCGCCGCATTCGCCGACCAATATTATGCTCGCCTGCGCGGATGCGAGACCCGCGCGGTCTTTGCCTATGACGAACGACTGGGCCTGTTTCCCGATTACCTCCAGCAGCTGGAAATGGAATCGAATGGCAAGCGCGTGACGAGCGAGGGCGAGCCGGTCAATGGGCCGACCGCGCCGATCACCTGGGGCGGGGTGGGGACGGATGCCCAGCATGCGGTTTTCCAGCTGCTGCACCAAGGCACGCACCTCGTGCCGGTCGACTTCATCGCCAGCATTGCGCCGGGCGACGCGCTGGACCCCGCGCATCACCAGATCCTTCTGACCAATTGCTTTGCGCAAGGCGCAGCGCTGATGGCCGGCGGCAACATGGCTGCAGATGGCAAGGACCCGGCGCGCGCCTTCCCCGGCGACAGGCCGAGTGCGACCATGCTGTGCGACGATCTCGATGCTGCGACTCTAGGCGCCCTCATCGCTTTTCACGAACACCGGACGTTTGCGAATGGCGTGCTGATGGGGATCAATCCCTTCGACCAGTTCGGCGTGGAGCTGGGCAAGAAAATGGCGAAGGACATCGAGGGCGGAGAGGCTTCCTTCGATCCCAGCACGACAGAACTGCTGAAGGCTGCGGGGCTGGGAGGCTGA
- a CDS encoding DUF2189 domain-containing protein gives METTVQPQAAAMPVASDLTIGDLFRALGAGWRDYRTRPTCGLFFSGIFVAAGLFLFFVLDGRSDMAWLIPAAAGFPILAPFAAAGLYEVSRRIQSGEPIRWASILTAVRGRGDDQLPLMGVIAFVVFSFWVIIAHGIFGIFLGESGLGADWLETLGSGPGVAMLVVGSLIGGAMAFAFFSMTVISFPMLIDREVDFISATIVSVRFVRSNLAVMLFWAAMVAVSVFAAMIPLFLGLLVVLPVLGHATWHLYRRAVDPAI, from the coding sequence ATGGAAACGACGGTTCAACCGCAAGCGGCCGCAATGCCAGTGGCAAGCGACCTGACGATCGGCGACCTGTTTCGGGCGCTCGGCGCGGGATGGCGGGATTACCGAACCCGCCCGACCTGCGGCCTGTTCTTTTCCGGCATATTCGTCGCTGCGGGCCTGTTCCTGTTCTTCGTCCTCGATGGCCGCTCTGACATGGCGTGGCTGATCCCCGCCGCCGCCGGTTTCCCGATCCTCGCTCCCTTTGCCGCAGCCGGCCTTTACGAGGTAAGTCGCCGCATCCAGTCGGGCGAGCCGATCCGCTGGGCCTCAATCCTCACCGCCGTCAGGGGCCGGGGTGACGACCAGCTGCCACTGATGGGCGTGATTGCCTTCGTCGTCTTTTCCTTCTGGGTGATCATCGCCCACGGCATTTTCGGCATATTCCTGGGCGAATCCGGTCTCGGGGCAGACTGGCTCGAGACGCTTGGATCGGGGCCGGGCGTGGCAATGCTGGTTGTCGGCAGCCTGATCGGTGGAGCGATGGCGTTCGCCTTTTTCTCCATGACCGTCATCAGCTTCCCCATGCTGATCGACCGCGAAGTCGACTTCATCTCCGCAACGATCGTGAGCGTACGTTTCGTGCGCAGCAACCTTGCGGTGATGCTGTTCTGGGCAGCAATGGTTGCGGTCAGCGTTTTCGCTGCGATGATCCCGCTGTTCCTCGGCCTGCTGGTCGTCCTGCCCGTGCTGGGCCACGCGACCTGGCACCTCTATCGCAGAGCAGTCGACCCCGCGATCTAG